The Deltaproteobacteria bacterium genome includes a region encoding these proteins:
- the sppA gene encoding signal peptide peptidase SppA: MSGGRFKLVLVAALSALFAGPSGCVFVSGSINPFARGTEPLEEHTVAGEGRDKILLLDISQVISDEEQQTAFGFKRRESTVARVEEELRHAAGDDRVKAVILRINSPGGTVTASDVVYHRLMSFKADRGLPLVAQMMDVATSGGYYVALAADEIVASPTTVTGSIGVVLYGFNLEGLLAKVGVTNQTIKSGTHKDIGSPLRRMTAEESAIMQSVLDEMQSRFVGLVRQRRPRFDGAAAALDGRILTAGQALEAKLVDRIGYLDDAVTAARTRAQLGQARVVMYRRPGEYAHNIYSRAAVAGGGVQFNLLHLETGGLLSGGPRFMYLWLPFGE, from the coding sequence ATGTCTGGGGGCCGATTCAAGCTAGTTCTCGTAGCCGCACTTAGCGCCCTGTTCGCGGGGCCGAGCGGTTGCGTCTTCGTCAGCGGCAGCATCAACCCGTTTGCGCGCGGCACCGAGCCGCTGGAAGAACACACGGTGGCGGGCGAGGGGCGAGACAAGATCCTCTTGCTCGACATCTCGCAGGTGATCAGTGACGAGGAGCAGCAGACGGCCTTCGGGTTCAAGCGGCGCGAGAGCACCGTGGCGCGCGTGGAGGAGGAGCTGCGCCACGCCGCCGGTGACGATCGCGTCAAAGCCGTCATCCTGCGCATCAACAGCCCGGGCGGTACGGTCACGGCAAGTGACGTAGTCTACCACCGGCTGATGAGCTTCAAGGCCGACCGCGGTCTCCCGCTGGTGGCCCAAATGATGGACGTGGCGACTTCGGGCGGATACTACGTCGCCCTGGCGGCCGACGAAATCGTTGCTAGTCCCACCACCGTCACCGGCAGCATCGGCGTGGTGCTCTACGGCTTCAATCTCGAAGGCTTGCTGGCCAAGGTCGGGGTCACGAACCAAACCATCAAGTCGGGTACGCACAAGGACATCGGCTCGCCGCTGCGCCGGATGACGGCCGAGGAGTCGGCGATCATGCAGAGCGTGCTGGACGAGATGCAGTCGCGCTTCGTCGGCCTGGTGCGCCAGCGGCGGCCGCGCTTTGATGGCGCGGCTGCCGCCCTCGACGGCCGCATCCTCACCGCCGGGCAGGCGCTGGAGGCGAAGTTGGTCGACCGTATCGGCTACCTCGACGATGCCGTCACGGCGGCGCGCACGCGCGCACAATTGGGACAAGCTCGCGTGGTGATGTATCGGCGCCCGGGCGAATACGCGCACAACATATACTCCCGTGCCGCGGTCGCGGGCGGGGGCGTGCAGTTCAACCTACTGCACCTCGAAACCGGTGGCCTGCTCTCCGGCGGCCCGCGCTTCATGTACCTCTGGCTGCCCTTTGGCGAGTAG
- a CDS encoding right-handed parallel beta-helix repeat-containing protein, whose amino-acid sequence MSRTRLVQTAMMLLGLVATVVVPSLAAAATYYVATTGSNNAPGTKTQPWRSIAFAAGKAVAGDTVVVTAGIYREGVAVKRSGSAARPITLRGLSGAVLESPDPNKSWSAFDVAARVAYVRLQGFEARGGFAETVYLRPGAHDIELAGLNLHDNRTGIWVAGASRIIIRDSVLRNNYRTGVRIFAGARDVQIINTRSEGNDDGAGCDGDSDGFNADSDCSNILFDSVIAAGNSEDGFDLQASNVTLLRVTSQRNQCSGMKLNGNAYVENALVEGNRTGINSTGPAGAQATIVFSSLLNNDLGLRALGADFTLALTDSVVSGPGKALDYATDITLIEARNVFARPELRERLIVQEAAAGQVLFSGNDINAGKWARASGQGAGSVARDPGLDSRTYVPKSGSPAIDKAGVNGAVTRDHDGNPRPAGAAPDCGAFERQTATAQLQLRRALVRSDESGSGRARFSADLRLPGGAGFDPRTDALSVVLSGARGPLGSLELAAGALRASDGGVYRAAVRDRDGAVLHLALTERAGGYAVSLRGHNVETWRAPDGEVTLDVTAGSQRACATTALRGASGQFALP is encoded by the coding sequence ATGAGCCGGACACGTCTAGTGCAAACAGCGATGATGCTCTTAGGGCTGGTCGCGACTGTGGTTGTCCCGTCTCTCGCTGCGGCGGCAACTTACTACGTTGCTACCACCGGCTCGAACAACGCTCCGGGCACCAAGACACAACCTTGGCGTAGTATCGCTTTTGCCGCCGGCAAGGCCGTTGCCGGCGATACGGTGGTGGTTACCGCTGGCATCTATCGCGAAGGGGTGGCCGTGAAGCGCTCGGGGAGTGCCGCCAGACCGATTACCCTTCGTGGGTTGTCGGGCGCCGTGCTCGAAAGCCCCGACCCCAACAAGAGCTGGTCCGCTTTCGACGTGGCCGCGCGCGTCGCCTACGTTCGCCTGCAGGGCTTCGAGGCCCGTGGCGGATTCGCTGAAACGGTCTACCTGCGTCCGGGCGCGCATGACATCGAACTGGCCGGGCTGAACCTGCACGACAACCGCACCGGGATCTGGGTGGCGGGCGCCTCCCGCATCATCATTCGGGACAGCGTCCTGCGCAACAACTACCGCACCGGCGTGCGCATCTTCGCCGGGGCACGCGACGTTCAGATCATCAACACCCGCAGCGAGGGCAACGATGACGGCGCCGGCTGTGACGGCGATTCCGACGGCTTTAACGCCGACAGCGATTGCAGCAACATCCTGTTCGACAGCGTCATCGCTGCCGGCAACTCCGAGGACGGCTTCGACCTTCAGGCCAGCAATGTCACCCTGCTGCGCGTCACCAGCCAGCGTAACCAGTGCTCGGGCATGAAGCTAAACGGGAACGCCTACGTTGAGAACGCGCTGGTTGAGGGTAACCGCACCGGGATCAACAGCACCGGTCCGGCGGGGGCGCAAGCCACGATCGTTTTCAGCTCGCTGCTCAACAACGACTTGGGGCTGCGCGCCCTCGGAGCCGATTTCACCCTAGCTCTCACCGACAGTGTGGTGAGCGGTCCGGGCAAGGCCTTGGATTACGCCACCGACATCACCCTGATCGAGGCCCGCAATGTCTTTGCCCGTCCCGAATTACGCGAGCGCCTGATCGTACAGGAGGCCGCCGCAGGACAGGTGCTGTTCTCCGGCAACGACATCAACGCCGGCAAGTGGGCGCGGGCCAGTGGGCAGGGCGCCGGCAGCGTAGCCCGCGATCCCGGGCTCGACAGCCGCACCTATGTGCCCAAGTCCGGTAGCCCCGCCATTGACAAGGCCGGCGTCAATGGGGCGGTAACGCGCGACCATGACGGCAACCCACGGCCAGCTGGCGCCGCTCCCGACTGCGGCGCCTTCGAGCGCCAGACCGCTACCGCGCAGCTGCAGCTACGTCGAGCGCTGGTGCGCTCGGACGAGAGCGGTAGCGGCCGCGCCCGATTTAGTGCCGACCTGCGCTTGCCCGGCGGCGCCGGCTTCGATCCGCGCACCGATGCACTTAGCGTAGTGCTCAGCGGCGCTCGTGGCCCGCTCGGTTCCCTCGAACTTGCCGCCGGTGCTCTGCGCGCCAGCGACGGCGGGGTCTACCGCGCCGCGGTGCGCGACCGCGACGGGGCAGTGCTGCACTTGGCGCTCACCGAGCGAGCAGGGGGCTACGCCGTCTCCCTGCGCGGTCATAACGTCGAGACCTGGCGTGCGCCCGACGGCGAAGTGACCTTAGACGTGACCGCCGGCAGCCAGCGCGCTTGCGCCACCACCGCCTTGCGCGGCGCCAGCGGGCAGTTCGCCTTGCCGTAA
- a CDS encoding DUF1329 domain-containing protein — protein MTNLGAPKTWLPLAALLPALLLARPVGAGAPPRPEAKTAGILMLTKENADAYKNLLPEPVYRRLKVGEYHFRVVPVDGPAFRRNYSERFWRASAANAGKYDIDAATGGLKEKGGSRRPAVLFGLPFPAIEPADPLAGPKILHNYRLRQLQGDGAVHYFSLVDVTRDGEVLRSVQIFLSHKFYVGTTSAPAAALPDNTESRQLAAAVAPKDVEGVGVLTWRFNDWSTWDHVWAFLPSIRRVRRVRTATRGERIPGFEVHGDDADCYDGKVEYFDWKLAGSGEVIGPLGSDSPYARELTPAEGQRWTMKLPYNRAVYEVVGAAGAAWLALDNVFVRRPVWIVEGTPRDPYYDLGRVVLYIDRELYHAYYKIGYSKAGDQFQTNFCGTAWGRTADGQFAAPTPLLVTGVNERENRGTPTGRYTRETFVRDFADSWFTPEHLTKLSE, from the coding sequence ATGACTAACCTCGGTGCCCCTAAGACGTGGTTGCCCTTGGCCGCCCTGTTGCCGGCCCTGCTGCTGGCGCGACCCGTGGGTGCCGGCGCGCCGCCGCGCCCAGAGGCCAAGACCGCCGGCATCTTGATGCTGACAAAGGAGAACGCCGACGCCTACAAGAACCTGTTGCCCGAACCGGTGTATCGCCGGTTGAAAGTGGGCGAATACCACTTCCGAGTCGTACCGGTTGATGGGCCGGCATTCCGCCGCAACTACAGCGAGCGTTTCTGGCGGGCGAGCGCGGCCAACGCGGGGAAGTACGACATCGACGCCGCCACCGGGGGGCTGAAGGAGAAAGGGGGCAGCCGTCGGCCGGCGGTGCTCTTCGGCCTGCCGTTCCCGGCCATCGAGCCTGCGGACCCGCTCGCCGGGCCCAAGATCCTCCACAACTACCGGCTGCGCCAGCTCCAGGGCGACGGGGCGGTGCACTACTTCTCGCTCGTCGATGTCACCCGTGACGGCGAAGTGTTGCGCTCGGTGCAAATCTTTCTGTCGCATAAGTTCTACGTCGGCACCACCAGCGCGCCGGCGGCGGCGTTGCCCGACAACACCGAGTCGCGCCAGTTGGCGGCCGCGGTGGCGCCGAAGGACGTTGAGGGCGTCGGCGTGCTCACCTGGCGCTTCAACGACTGGAGTACCTGGGATCACGTCTGGGCCTTCCTGCCTTCGATCCGTCGGGTGCGGCGGGTGCGCACGGCCACCCGCGGCGAGCGCATCCCCGGATTCGAAGTCCACGGCGACGATGCCGACTGCTACGACGGCAAGGTGGAGTACTTTGACTGGAAGCTGGCCGGTAGCGGCGAAGTGATCGGGCCGCTGGGCAGCGATTCGCCGTACGCGCGCGAGCTGACACCAGCCGAGGGCCAGCGCTGGACCATGAAGCTGCCTTACAACCGCGCGGTCTATGAGGTGGTTGGTGCCGCCGGCGCAGCGTGGCTCGCGCTCGACAATGTCTTTGTACGCCGGCCGGTCTGGATCGTGGAGGGTACGCCGCGCGATCCGTACTATGACCTTGGCAGGGTGGTGCTTTACATCGATCGCGAGCTCTACCATGCGTACTACAAGATCGGGTATTCGAAGGCCGGCGATCAGTTCCAAACCAATTTTTGCGGCACCGCCTGGGGACGCACTGCCGACGGGCAGTTCGCCGCACCGACGCCGCTGCTAGTGACGGGGGTTAATGAGCGGGAAAACCGCGGCACGCCCACCGGTCGCTACACCCGGGAGACCTTCGTCCGCGACTTCGCCGATTCGTGGTTTACGCCCGAGCATTTGACCAAGCTGAGCGAGTAA